From Triticum aestivum cultivar Chinese Spring chromosome 4A, IWGSC CS RefSeq v2.1, whole genome shotgun sequence, a single genomic window includes:
- the LOC123081548 gene encoding uncharacterized protein, translating to MTTVRVLLAVALVISLLALGHPLAHARHVKDLSSMPTGDSSSEKKGLQQGSNMKLDAGKTKKVENVGVEETPKGSAEPSFGNRGSLGAESDKVAVFARRGEPPKPHPKKHN from the exons ATGACTACTGTCCGAGTTCTTCTTGCAGTTGCCCTGGTCATCTCCCTGCTCGCCCTTGGCCATCCCCTTGCTCATGCCCGCCATG TGAAGGACCTGTCGTCCATGCCAACCGGTGATTCCTCGTCTGAAAAGAAAGGATTACAGCAAGGGAGTAACATGAAGCTCGATGCCGGGAAGACGAAGAAAGTTGAAAACGTCGGAGTGGAGGAGACACCTAAGGGATCTGCTGAACCAAGCTTCGGCAACCGGGGGAGCCTTGGTGCTGAGTCTGATAAGGTGGCCGTGTTTGCTCGCCGTGGAGAACCACCCAAGCCTCACCCGAAAAAACACAACTAA
- the LOC123084721 gene encoding germin-like protein 3-1: protein MLITGRSCGQKTVKLEAMSATTNHATLIARAIVSLAMIFFFSAVCNSDPDLLFDHCVADTAAAAAFHFNGLPCIDPATARADHFATSALSEPTDPSATLFGFNATVTSPAASLPGANAQGLAMARIDLAPGGMAPLHSHPRASEVALVLSGGVLVGFADTSYRLYTQRLRAGEAFVFPRGMVHFMRNEDVSAPAVVLSGLNSQSPGAQLVPLSAFRTEPRLPDEVVKKTFRITGQDVQRIQRSLGGS from the coding sequence ATGCTGATCACTGGTCGATCCTGCGGACAGAAGACTGTCAAACTGGAGGCCATGAGCGCCACAACCAACCATGCCACTCTCATCGCTCGAGCCATCGTTTCTCTCGCCATGATCTTCTTCTTCTCCGCCGTCTGCAACTCCGACCCGGACCTCCTCTTCGACCACTGCGTCGCCGACACGGCCGCCGCCGCGGCGTTCCACTTCAACGGCCTGCCGTGCATCGACCCGGCGACGGCGCGCGCCGACCACTTCGCCACCTCGGCGCTCTCCGAGCCCACGGACCCGTCCGCCACGCTCTTCGGCTTCAACGCGACGGTGACCAGCCCGGCCGCGTCCCTCCCCGGCGCGAACGCGCAGGGGCTCGCCATGGCGCGCATCGACCTGGCCCCCGGCGGCATGGCGCCGCTGCACTCCCACCCGCGCGCGTCGGAGGTGGCGCTCGTGCTCTCCGGCGGCGTGCTGGTGGGGTTCGCCGACACGTCGTACCGGCTCTACACGCAGCGGCTGCGCGCCGGCGAGGCGTTCGTGTTCCCGAGGGGCATGGTGCACTTCATGCGCAACGAGGACGTCTCCGCCCCCGCCGTCGTGCTGTCCGGGCTCAACAGCCAGAGCCCCGGCGCGCAGCTCGTGCCCTTGTCGGCGTTCCGGACGGAGCCGCGCCTGCCGGACGAGGTCGTCAAGAAGACGTTCAGGATCACCGGGCAGGACGTGCAGAGGATACAAAGGAGCCTCGGTGGGTCGTAG